GCCCTTATTTCTGAAGTTCCGACCCTCCCTCCgttgacaaaattttaaaaaaataaaaatcatacaCTCCttgatttttaatttatttccttttgttCTTTGATTTTATCAATACGAAAAATGAACTTATGTCGCATACATAATATCTATATTTGACAATTACGGTTGGAAGCAACACACACATCAAAGAAACCCATTCTCGTGTAGAACCACCCCATACATACAAGTACTTATTTCTTAATTTGACCAACACAATCAAATGAATAACAATGTTCAATTAACGATTTTTTGTGTGCAATCCATTAAAGTTTTCCTACCTAACTATTTTCCAAGCATAAAAGGCAAGAACAAAGTACCCAACTACTTTCATTTGCATTGAGTGGGGGACATATGAATCAATAGGTTGGTTATTTAACAAATTTGGAGGGATCACCGGTGACTTTGGCACATCGACCTTCCAAATCAATCAGAGGCCTATCTGCTGTCTCTAACTTATATAACAAATTATATACAACAAAGAATAGAGAGCACCAGTCCTGGGAAGAAAGCCAACCCCCTTCTTACACCCCGAACAGTCATTTCAATGGATCTTAGACCGTATGGTATAAGAGAGTAAATCAGACAATATCTGCAGGATCCAAATTCTCTCGGGAGCTTTGAGAATGTCTTGTATAAATATCATCAAATGGAAGATTGAAATTCCCTCCATCGTCATCCATTAAGAAAGTTCGAGACAACCTACTTGAGTTTCTCCAGTCCAAGTGATCCTCTTCCTCTAAACTTCTATCGGAGAGATTATCGTAGTAATGACTTGTTTCACGGTTGAAATTTGGGGGCTCCATAAAACTAGTCTGCGGATCTGCACCCTGTGGCCGACTTCGCGCCCACCAGTGGCTAGTGGTAGGGTGTGCAACATTGTTCAACTCGTGATGTTTCAGCACACTTTCCTGAAAGAGAGGAGCTGATGTTGAAGCTTCAAGGTGACTGCGTGCTCTATCCTCGAGAAGGTGTCTCCAATTCTCGTCGTATGTTACTTCGTTTTGTGCCAGGCGAGGCGAAGTCCATAAGTCGTTATTGCATTCCTCAGCAATGCCTGAAGAACTTGATGAAACCTCTCTTAAATCATTGGACTGCTGGGGCTGTGAGGTGTAAAACCAGTCCAGTATATAGGGGTAGTCCCTTTGCTCTCCATCCATTGGCAACATTGAATTTAACTGATAACCAGTTCCTAAATAGTTGACAGGTATTTCTCTTGACAAGTAGCTATTTCTATCGCTTAAAACTCGGTAGTTTGGGCTGAATTGCTGAAATCTAGAAGTGACATATGCTGGTCTCAGTGCCTGCGCTTGCAATTGTTGCTCTCTGAATCTCTCAAGAGCGGACAGGAAGAGCTTTCCCTCAGTATTTGGTTCCCAAGAAGGATAGCTAGTGCGAAAGCTGCAGGTATGGAAAAAACAAGTTAGCCCAACCAAAACCAGCTAGACCCAACAGATAATTATGGAAAAGATAAAAACATTTTAAACCAAAAGATGATTATGCAGAAGATAATGGCAAACATACCCCAATTATTACATAGAAGTTCATTATCAGAATGGTTATTCTATTACCTCAAGAatgatttttccatttttccctgGGAACTCCTCTGGAGGCGAGGTGCATTAAAGGGTGAACCATATCTAGAGTTGCCATGACTTTGAAAATCAAAGACACTAAAGCTGCCAGGAAATTAAGTgttgaaaatttcagtttgataGAAAAAGGCAAAATTGGCTACTAAAGCAATATTCAAACTAATATACTGAACAAAAGTATCAGAAGTAATGGTTAAAGTTAAGACACTAGCCTGCAAACATGACCAACACCTTCTACATCCATGGTGAAATCTACAATGAACTGCAAAACATCATCGACCCGCTGCAAAAATAGCATTTTCGAATTCAACAAAAAATCTTAGCCATCAATAGCATTTCGCAGTCAATGTAGCTAATTCAAATTATAACTatgaaaacttaaaaataaaaccTTTGGGACAACAAATATAAGTAAGTATGGTGTGAGAAAGATCGAAGCCATCTCCTCTAGCAGCATCATTCCTGTGTACTGCACAAGCAATTTCATTGGTCCATTTAGAAAATGTTAATAGAAATACATAAGCACTTTACATCTACATTGTTCATCAAACCGCTGATTAATACAGGTAAAAGTGTTTCTAGAAAAGCACATAATCAATGGCTTAAAAGCATCACATTTAGGGGAAACTAGACCAAGCAAGCTCGCTAACCAACTCATAAAAGTTGAGTTAGTTGACATGTCTACTCTTAGAATGACTGAGAGTTTTAAATTGACTCTTATATCAAAGTAAAACAGGCACAATCAAGAATACCTGAAACAGGGTTTCAAACTCCATCCTCACAGCCTCAGTATTCTCTTTTCCCCGCCATCGCTTAGGCATATAATGTGTATGTTGGACAACAAGTGACATCATCCCTTGAGGGTCGAGGACAAGAAGTTCATCTGTCACCATAGCACGGCTAATAGCTGTTATAGTACCAAAAACTGCAGCATACCAGAACAAGTTGCGACCAAATATCTGCAACATTTAAATAAACTATCATTAACAGAACAGTATCAGTAAAACAGTTGTTCCAACAAGCGCAAGACCTTACATGGCCTTCCAGCAGTGATTCTTCAAGAAACGCAACGATGATGAGAATAGCAGCAAAGCCACCAGAAACAAGTGAGATAAACCTTGCAACAATTGATATCATAGGTGATGGAAATTGCTTTAGATATCCAGAAGCGTGAAGAATACTGGTATTTATCCGGTGCTTGAAGAAATGATCAACCTGTCAAAAAAAATCCACAACATGATCCAAATAACCATGAATATGCTATACAAAAATATTTGAGATAAATCAAAATTTGTAAGAAACAAGCAAGACTTAAGAGAGGTGGTTCAGAGCGTCCATGACCATAAACAAAGAATACAAGTCATTGCATACACTTTGAGATCAAATCTGTGATAAAGTGATGTGGGAATAATAACATGGGGAAcaagaaaaaattattatacAAAGAACCAAAAATATATTAAGTGACAATTTAGAGAGAGAGGGGgagggatatatatatatatgtatataaagagagagagagagagagagatgcaATATATCTTATGTTTCTAATGTGaactattttttgtcaaaaataaaaaCGATGAAAAAAATGCTTATCTGATTCAATTGAACTTTGCCACAATGCAAAGCAACTTaacatccatcaaaacagttAGCTAAACATAAACATGATTTTAGGGAATTAGTACCATGGAGGTGTGCGAAGAAACATTCAACTGATAAACAGAAACGTAAAAGAAGATCAAGATTTGAAtccaagccaaaccaagaagcCTTAACCACTAGTTGACCTGGGATATTAGCCCATGCATATTATGCAAAATTTGGCATCATTAATCGATGCTGTTGATGAAGCATTGAGAGGGGAGAAACTAGAAGTTACCCAATGTGATTAAGCATGCGGACTCACCAActgttcaaaaattttcttttaccCCAAAAGGTACTTTATTAGAGTTTTCAGTTAAAATTCACATTAATGTAACAGGGCAGGGAAGATTCACCACTATGCTGCTTAGGGCAAGGAAAGGAGGTAAAGTGAGGCAAGAGAGGGAATAAAACTCGAAGAGAACAACCAGCagaaaaaatgagagaaaaggagaaaaagaagaagaaacaaatgaaaaagaaaaatattagtGAACGGGTTTTATTCATCACCTTGTCAACTACTTAATCTATAAAGAGAGACCTTTTCCTGTGGAACTTATACTTAACAGAAAACTCAAAGGATAGCATATTCGGCAAAAGCTACACTTTCAAACAGCAATTGCTTCATAAGTCCAGAcaagtaacttttttttttggaggaaaGGGGGATGGTGGGGAGGAGTAAACAGTAATTTGCCTAAAAGCTAGGCAAGGTTTTTTATATCCCATGAGCACATTATTTTGGCAAGTACTGGAACACACAATGTTCGTTTGGAAGCAGGAATGCCCTAAGAGTACTTCACTAATAACATTGTAGAAGAGTCCTTATGGTTTCTagtctttcaaattttaaaatgacAGCATTTAGGTCAATTAGCTGTTTTGCAGAATTTAATATGACTTTTGTATTTACTACATCTAATGTCTTGATTTAGAGTCGAAATAAGAATCCTATCAGGgtattattagttttaaaaaggCCAACCTTATTTGGAAAGAGGTAAGTTCTACCAAAAGTAAAAAAACAGGTTTAGGAGCCTATACATACTAGTATGTCTCCCGAATGAGACAGATTTGAGTTGACAATACATCTTGCATATTTCAGTGTCTTCTTGGTCGTCGTGTCATGCAATCTACCCTAAGCTGCACTGCCTAAAGGTTCTTAGGAATAATTCCTAGAGTTTCCTCTTCCTTTTTCCTGATCTCCCAATCCCACTTTGCTACCTAAGTTTCTCTGCGTTCTAATCCTGAAGAAGCATTTCTAAATAACCAGTTGGCCTGCCAGCAGCTTGATGCTGCATCAAGCATCCACCTCATGGTACAATGCTCCCTAGAAACAGTTTTCTATGATAAATAAGCTCAACTTCCCATAACTTTACATCCTCTAAAGAAAAGCTGATGTCCTAAAAGAGACTATCCCCAATTGCTTGTAGCTTTTAAGAAAGTGCCAGAGGCTCTGTGTATGAAAATATCCCAAGTGATGGCACAAACGCCAAAAGGTTTTTGCATAAAAGAAACAACTAAAGCCATTCTTTATCCACTCTAACCCTTTCAACACTACAAAGTATAGAAACTAAAGTAGAACAGCAACcagagaaataaaagaaagataacAGTTTATTACTTAAGATGGTTAAAAAAAGACGTTTAAACAATGTGAAAAAATACCTCATTGAATTCCCTAAATATCCACTTTGAGAGATTTGACCATCTTCGGGATGATGCTGTACTTGGATGATTATAGAACTGTTCAGCATGCCTCAGGAAGAGGTAGACCAGCATGAATATTACAAGAAATGGAGAAAGGAGAAGCATTACAAAACCAACTATCATGAGccttttctttaatgttttagGGTCAGAAATAAATTCCCTTCGGATGCGGAAGTTTCTGCAGAGAAACAATTTCTTGCTCAGAAAACATAGTCAACTTCAGCAACAGAGACTTTTTTGCAACTTTCCACAAACTACTCTTACATCATATTAAGAAACATTTAAGCGAAAAGTAACCAATAAATAAAACATGTGAGCTGCCACCCAGAATGCAGTTATTAAAGATGCAAAAAGTTAACTGAGGAATGAAATTTATAGTGTTGAAAAGCATAAGAGGTATCAATTTCCAATGCAATCAGTGTCTTCGTTCATAAATGCCAATTAAAGAGCTTTGCCTTAGTTATTAATAGGATGCCATTCTTTACACAAGCTGGAAACCTCTGCAGATGCTCCAGCCTTGGCTGACAAGTATCAAAAAGCAATACATGTTACAAACAATAATATTTTGTGAATGTTTTCTCCCTACAGCAGCAACTATAAACTCTGCTTTGCATTTATGGTGAATGTATGATCAACTAATGATCTCATCTACCATGAAAGCAGTCAATGTTTGAGCACATTCGTTGAACTAAAGATGCAAGAGTATGGATCCTAataacatgtaatcaaataCAGATATGGAAACTGAATAGCATGCTCAACAGAAGGCTCAACCTACTTGTGAACTCTGAAATTTTATGAGTAGTTTTtgggaaaagggaaaaaaaaagaagatgtaATGGGAGCTTACCGATCAAACATGCTTTGCAGTACACACCAATTTAAGGTCCACTCAAGGGTTTTTGTTAGAATCAACCGATATCGCACACCATTTGGACCAAATTTCACAGTTGGACCAGCTCCAGGCACCCAAGGAGAAATAGGAAAAGCAAGCACACCCTTGTTAAGCATGCCAATCAAGTAGTTCTCCTTCCGCATCAGTCGCATTACAACATCATGTATAGAAAGGTCTTTAACTACACATAACTGTTGTGACCTTTGGCTCTGAACAACCTTTTCAAGAAGCAATGCCCATGGCAAGGTTTTTATTTCATTATCCGTCACATTCAAACTGcaaaagagatgcaaaagaatttttctagaatCCACATTGTACTAGACAAGCTCTCTTACCATTAAGTAATAGAAAATAGACGTCACCCCAAAAATAAACTGCTTCACATTGAAAAAATTATATTCTTACATAAAACAATTTTATGTACCTGTTGTAGTAGAAATGACGGATTTTCAGGGTGTCCTTCAACTGTGCAAAGaatttcaagaaacaaaagatccagtagatagagaatattcccaaataaccaacaattataGATTTTGCCAATGTAAAAGGCGTCAAGGGATGCTGATGAAGGGCTTCCTTGGCCAGATCGCATGGCTTAATTCCAGATTCCACTGCATCCATCCCACATTTTGCATTTCGAAGGCCATTCCAATCAACATACAgtaaaaaaaatccagaaaagcATATGGTGAAAGCAAGACTCAGAAGCTCAAATATCCACTTTATTATAATACACCAAAGCCCTTTTTCACAATAATAATTATAAAGCCTCTCAAAGAACAGGTCCAAGTCAGCAATTGGTTCAACATTTAAGCTATCACCATTAAGAAGCCCCGAAGGGCTTTCACTCCCAGGACTTGGTGCTCTGTGGTAGTCAGACAATTCAATTTCTGGTGGTACATCATTAAGCAATCCTGCTTCTAAGGATGATTCATTTTGCCATTTCcatttgaatatattaagagCATTGGGACCTTTTTGCCCACTGAACATCATTCATATGCGCTGACAGAAGACAAAAACATCAAGTCCATTCCCCTAGCACTCCAAGGCTCTGCTAACTAAATAAGGCTGAACAAAAAAAGGACAACGTTAGCACCTCCTGTGCCAATTGGATAACACCAACAACAAcataaaaagggaaaatcagAATGTGTAAACATGACATAACTAACATATAGTGTTGTGGTGGGTGGGGAGGGGGGAGGCGAAGCATAACAGTTAAAATTCTGATATCAATAACATTCTTCAACTGTAATGTAATCTTCTCATTCTTTTCTTGAAACCTCTAGGAATGAAGCAGAACAAGTGTGACCTTTCtttcttcattattttctgATAAATGGTGTTCAAATCACAATCCTATTCCAACAGACTAGCAAAATTATGTCAGAGTACTAAGAAGCTGATGCAGAATTTGGAAGCACCAAATCATGGTTGATGAGTCTAGCCCTTCTTAAAGCCAAAATTTTATAGCCCACTGCACCATACAAACCCCAAGAAAAAGCTGGTTGACGATGGATGATTTCTTGTTTAAGTTTACTATTAGTAGGAGTGTTCAACCAAAATACTAGAAACTAATCTTTAGTTCATGTCTAGGGTTTGACTACTAAACGTGCAACTGCATACTAGTTGCCATAAGGTTGAAGGTTTGGTCACAAATGCCAATTCTTGACAAGTCATGGATTGCTACTAAATTAAATCGAGTTTACCTATTCCACAAAAAGAGGTATCATTGACTCAAAAACACAAATGGTTTTTAGTAATAAAGGACTGGTCTTGGAATTAGTGACATGCCCAATCTTTGAAGCCTCTCTGGATGTCTTTCCTAGAAATTCTCTTCACAGGTCTGTAGCTTCATCTTATTGTCAATGATACATCTGAATTAGAAACTANNNNNNNNNNNNNNNNNNNNNNNNNNNNNNNNNNNNNNNNNNNNNNNNNNNNNNNNNNNNNNNNNNNNNNNNNNNNNNNNNNNNNNNNNNNNNNNNNNNNNNNNNNNNNNNNNNNNNNNNNNNNNNNNNNNNNNNNNNNNNNNNNNNNNNNNNNNNNNNNNNNNNNNNNNNNNNNNNNNNNNNNNNNNNNNNNNNNNNNNNNNNNNNNNNNNNNNNNNNNNNNNNNNNNNNNNNNNNNNNNNNNNNNNNNNNNNNNNNNNNNNNNNNNNNNNNNNNNNNNNNNNNNNNNNNNNNNNNNNNNNNNNNNNNNNNNNNNNNNNNNNNNNNNNNNNNNNNNNNNNNNNNNNNNNNNNNNNNNNNNNNNNNNNNNNNNNNNNNNNNNNNNNNNNNNNNNNNNNNNNNNNNNNNNNNNNNNNNNNNNNNNNNNNNNNNNNNNNNNNNNNNNNNNNNNNNNNNNNNNNNNNNNNNNNNNNNNNNNNNNNNNNNNNNNNNNNNNNNNNNNNNNNNNNNNNNNNNNNNNNNNNNNNNNNNNNNNNNNNNNNNNNNNNNNNNNNNNNNNNNNNNNNNNNNNNNNNNNNNNNNNNNNNNNNNNNNNNNNNNNNNNNNNNNNNNNNNNNNNNNNNNNNNNNNNNNNNNNNNNNNNNNNNNNNNNNNNNNNNNNNNNNNNNNNNNNNNNNNNNNNNNNNNNNNNNNNNNNNNNNNNNNNNNNNNNNNNNNNNNNNNNNNNNNNNNNNNNNNNNNNNNNNNNNNNNNNNNNNNNNNNNNNNNNNNNNNNNNNNNNNNNNNNNNNNNNNNNNNNNNNNNNNNNNNNNNNNNNNNNNNNNNNNNNNNNNNNNNNNNNNNNNNNNNNNNNNNNNNNNNNNNNNNNNNNNNNNNNNNNNNNNNNNNNNNNNNNNNNNNNNNNNNNNNNNNNNNNNNNNNNNNNNNNNNNNNNNNNNNNNNNNNNNNNNNNNNNNNNNNNNNNNNNNNNNNNNNNNNNNNNNNNNNNNNNNNNNNNNNNNNNNNNNNNNNNNNNNNNNNNNNNNNNNNNNNNNNNNNNNNNNNNNNNNNNNNNNNNNNNNNNNNNNNNNNNNNNNNNNNNNNNNNNNNNNNNNNNNNNNNNNNNNNNNNNNNNNNNNNNNNNNNNNNNNNNNNNNNNNNNNNNNNNNNNNNNNNNNNNNNNNNNNNNNNNNNNNNNNNNNNNNNNNNNNNNNNNNNNNNNNNNNNNNNNNNNNNNNNNNNNNNNNNNNNNNNNNNNNNNNNNNNNNNNNNNNNNNNNNNNNNNNNNNNNNNNNNNNNNNNNNNNNNNNNNNNNNNNNNNNNNNNNNNNNNNNNNNNNNNNNNNNNNNNNNNNNNNNNNNNNNNNNNNNNNNNNN
This portion of the Coffea eugenioides isolate CCC68of chromosome 11, Ceug_1.0, whole genome shotgun sequence genome encodes:
- the LOC113751065 gene encoding autophagy-related protein 9-like; the protein is MMFSGQKGPNALNIFKWKWQNESSLEAGLLNDVPPEIELSDYHRAPSPGSESPSGLLNGDSLNVEPIADLDLFFERLYNYYCEKGLWCIIIKWIFELLSLAFTICFSGFFLLYVDWNGLRNAKCGMDAVESGIKPCDLAKEALHQHPLTPFTLAKSIIVGYLGIFSIYWIFCFLKFFAQLKDTLKIRHFYYNSLNVTDNEIKTLPWALLLEKVVQSQRSQQLCVVKDLSIHDVVMRLMRKENYLIGMLNKGVLAFPISPWVPGAGPTVKFGPNGVRYRLILTKTLEWTLNWCVLQSMFDRNFRIRREFISDPKTLKKRLMIVGFVMLLLSPFLVIFMLVYLFLRHAEQFYNHPSTASSRRWSNLSKWIFREFNEVDHFFKHRINTSILHASGYLKQFPSPMISIVARFISLVSGGFAAILIIVAFLEESLLEGHIFGRNLFWYAAVFGTITAISRAMVTDELLVLDPQGMMSLVVQHTHYMPKRWRGKENTEAVRMEFETLFQYTGMMLLEEMASIFLTPYLLIFVVPKRVDDVLQFIVDFTMDVEGVGHVCSFSVFDFQSHGNSRYGSPFNAPRLQRSSQGKMEKSFLSFRTSYPSWEPNTEGKLFLSALERFREQQLQAQALRPAYVTSRFQQFSPNYRVLSDRNSYLSREIPVNYLGTGYQLNSMLPMDGEQRDYPYILDWFYTSQPQQSNDLREVSSSSSGIAEECNNDLWTSPRLAQNEVTYDENWRHLLEDRARSHLEASTSAPLFQESVLKHHELNNVAHPTTSHWWARSRPQGADPQTSFMEPPNFNRETSHYYDNLSDRSLEEEDHLDWRNSSRLSRTFLMDDDGGNFNLPFDDIYTRHSQSSRENLDPADIV